In Nitrosomonas ureae, the sequence ACATCTTTTGCGCGCGCATGACTGTCAGCATCCTTGCTGAAGCTGTCAACTCGGGATGACGAATTTTTTCGATCTGCAGGTGCAATGCGCAGGTGTAGGGGATATCGGCATTGCCGTTATCCAGGATCTCGCAGATTTCCTGCATCTGCTCACACAGCATCAGGGCCCACTGCCGCAGCGGGACTTCACGCCTGTTGTCCAGCAGCTTAAGCTTTGGGTCCCTGCCGCGATTAGCCACCAACAATGCGTTATTGCTGATCTCGGTATGCTGCTTCAAGTCATGCCATGAATTGGACTGGAACAAACAGAAAAGACTTAGCGCCTCAAGAAAACGCGTGGTTTCGAGCGCAATGCCCGCAGGTTCAAACACATCAACATCCACGGAGCGTATTTCAACATATTGAATCCCTCGGCTTCCCAGCGCCTGCAGCGGCCTCTCTCCAGATCGCGTCGGCTGTTTCGGTCGCACCGAAGTGTAATACTCATTCTCGATTTGCAAGAAATTGGTATTCAATTGCCGGTACTCGTTGCCTGCCTTAATCCCGATTTTTTCATACCCAAGATAAGGTATCATCGTTGCCTTGCTCAAATCCCGTATGTATTCCTCGAGGCTGTTGAAGGAAATATGAAACATTGATTGAACGGGATTCAAATAGCCTATCTCGCTCATCCTCAACGAGGTGGCAAAGGGTTTATAGCAGGAAGTCTCGTCAAATTCCTGTAACGTACGGGAATAAACAGAATTGCGGCTATCCAGGAAATTCTTGCTCACTGCCGGGGACGAGCCGAATAAATATAGGATAAGCCAGCCATAACGCTGCAGGTTTCTGATCATTCTCATATAAGCCTGCGTCGTGAAGGATTGCAGATCGCTGGCACTTTTCATGAAATGCTGGTATTGCAGCCAGAATGCTTCAGGAAGCGAGTAGTTGAAATGGATCCCGGCGATGGCCTGCATACAGCGGCCATAGCGATAGCTTAAGCCCTGTCTGTAGATGTGCTTCATCCTCCCGACATTGGATGAACCATATTCGGCGATGGGAATGGCCGGGTCCCGCAAATCGCCGACAGGCATACTGCCCGCCAGCAATAATTCGTCATCGATATTGGCGCAGACATATTTATGCAAGTCCGTCAAGGAATCCAGCATTTCTGTTTCATCTGATAATGCTGGCGTGATCAACTCAAGTAAGGCTTCAGAATAATCAGTTGTAATACTCTGATGAGTCAACGCGGCTCCAAGCTGAACCGGATGAGGTGACAATGATATTGATCCCTCCCGGTTAATTCGGAGGCTTTCTTTCTCGATGCCTTTCAAGCCATGAATTAATAACGGCCGAAGAGATTCGTCGATAGTTGTTGTACGCTCGCTGCAAGATAATTGTTTTGACATTTATTCTTCCCGATATTGCTTGCATTAAACAAGTAGCCAAAGTATAGGCTTGGAAGCGGACAGCGTGTAGTCTGCTGATTCGGTTATCATAGTTCTGTTTTTGGAACGATGAGAGGTGCAATAGCAGAAATCGATCCGTTGCGCAGGTTCCGGTAGCTTTCTTAGTCCTCATGCAGCATCTCGAAACGCTGTGCGAGAAAATCGATCAATGCCCGCACGGATGGCAGAAGACCGCGCCGGGACGGAAACACCGCATGAATGATTTCCTGGCAAGGTGCCCAGTCCGGCACAAGCCTGATGAGTGTGCCAGCCGCCAGCTGATCCCGTGCTATGACCATCGGCAGCTGCACTACACCCACACCGGCCACCGCGGCATCTCTCAGCGCAATCATGTCCGTCGTCACGAAGCGTGGCGTGTGATGAAGCGTAACGTTTGCACCATCTGGCCCAAGCAGCGCCCAGGCGTGGATTTGTTGCAGGATCCCCAGGCCAAGGCTCGGCCAGTTGCTCAAAGTACCTGGTGCAGCAGGGAGGCCAAACCGATGGACAAGGACAGGACTGGCTACCAAACATTGGCCTCGATCAGCCAGAACACGCATAACCAGGTTACTGTCTTGCAGGGGCGGGGGTCGTACACGAAGGGCAACATCCACCGACTCACTGACCAAATCGACACGTCGGTTGGTCGCCTCCATCTGCACCGTGACGTGCGGATAGAGCACCATGAAATCGGCCAGCATTGCTCCCACATAAGCATTTACCAGCGGTATGGGGCATGTCATCCGGATTACACCCCGGGGTTCGGCTGTTAGTGTATCTATTGTTTCCTGAGCTCTTTCAGCTTCTACCAGCATCGCCTTGCAATGCATATAATAAGCCTCGCCGGCATCGGTAACTGCAAAGTGACGTGTCGAGCGTTGGATCAGGCGCACACCCAAGCGTTCTTCCAGCTTGGCGATGCGGCGGCTAAGCTTCGATTTCGGCATGCCCAAGGCCCGGCCTGCCGGAGCAAAGCCGCCATGATCCACGGCTTGGACGTAGTAGTAGAGATCATTCAGGTCTTGCATAGGAGCCACCTATTGTTTCAAAAATAGAACTCTGATAACTGAATCAGCAGACTACCACCTGTCCGCTTCCAGGTCTATACTCTAACCACTTGTTAATCGCAAGCAATATTTGCCAATTGTGCTAGCAAGCGGTTCCCTACAGAAAGAAGTGGTAGTGAGCTAACCAAAAGGAGTGCTGAAATGACAACAAAGTATCGAAGGTTGCAGCAATTATCCGAAAGCAGATATTCGTGCTTCCAACGTGCCGTCATCGCACGAATTAGCAATGTATAAGTTTGGCCTGCTCTGGATCTGCTTAGATTAGCACTATTCTGGAACGGGTTTCAAACCTTTGCCTGACAGGTGAGGTATTTGCAAGAGCGAATGGTGTAACGGGATTTATCCTCATTTGATATTTATGGAGAATGAAGCAAACGCCCATGGCACTATTGTCGGCATATCAGCACCATGCCTCTAATTGGCATCTCTCAACATTAAACCGCAATGCAGAAGGAGTTTTAAATGTCAGATCAATTAAATGTCGAGCGCACGTTGTACGGATTCTGGCTCTCGCCTTATATGTGCCAAGTTGCGCATGTCCTCTCGGAAACCGGTCTAGCTTATCAATATGAACGAGTGTCTCCGTTTCAAGGGAGCACGCTCACGCCAGAGCACATAGAACGAAATCCTCTTGGGAAAATTCCCACTCTTAGGGAGGTCAATGGTATTGATATTTCGGAAAGTCACGCAATCTGTCGTTATCTCGCGAGAATCTACCCAGAAGTACGAAAGTTTTATCCTATTGATGATCCAATGCTCTGTGCAGAGGTCGATGCCAAGAATGACTTCATCACTTTCTCCATAGCAGGTCCATTCTTCAACTGGTTTGTTGTCAGCGGATATTTTCCAAAAGCTTGGAAACTCAAGATTGAAAAAGAAGCACATATTTATAATCTATTTTCGGTCTTGCTGAGCAAATTGTGGTTATCCCGACTAGTTAATGGCTCAAGAATGGAGCCGTTCCTACTTGGCAAAGAACCTTTTCTGCCAGATTTTCAGTTGTTCTACACGCTCGAGCTTAGCCAGATGTTTTCTGAATTGTTCGAAATACCCGAGATGCATCTGTTCCGAGACGATCCAGCATTGCAGACGTTTTACGATGCTATGTGCGAGCGTCCTTCTACCCAAAAAATACTGGCGGCTAAAGAATTGGAACTGGATGTTACGAAGAAGGAACTCTACGGTGGGTTTGGTGCGGCCTATCTTGACAAGCATATCGACAGACGAACCCTTGGAGGACTATTCGGACGTGAAGTCTGATCTATACATATTGCGGATAATCTGACAACATTAATATCGTAGTTGCGCTTGGGATTTCAAGCGATGAGTATGTTTTATGGTGTGTTGAATTAAGGACAAACCGGGCAGTCCATTATTATGGCAGCAACAAATAGAACTGTCCGGTATTAATTAAATTTATCAATTTTACGATTTAATTTTGTGGTAACGCGGGGCATGCTATTTCAGATTTGAAGTTCTACGTATCACTAAGCTGTTCCAGGACTGTTTTCGCTGCAATCAAGTCGAGGTTGTCGACTCGTTCGTTGAATCTGGAGTAAATAGAATGTAAAACGCATTTGGCATCATCCAATTTATTGAGTTTTCTCCAAAGTTTAGCCAGGCTCGTGGCGGCTCGAAGTTCAAGCATTGTTGCATGCTGATCCTGCGCGATCTTCAAAGCTTCACACAAACACTCTTCTGCTTCTTGGATTGATTCGTCGGACTGTCTCAATAGCAGTTCGCCTTTCAGTCGAAGCAGTTCCGCGTGCCAAAACAGTTCTTCCCCAGTGACAGCAAGCGTCAGCGCTTCCTCTATTGTGGCCAAGCCTTCGTCAATGCGTTGTTCGCGTAAATATATGTCTGCAAGCAACGACAAGGTAAAGGTGTTGTTCGTATTTGCACCTGTGACCTGAGTAGCGGAGAGTCCGTTGAGTAATTGGCCGAGCCCTTCTTCATGCCCATTTTCAGCCAACGCCCAGCCTTGAAACGAAGTCGCCCACGCCAATCCCAATTCAAAGGAGTATTGTGCGGAAATCGCAATGGCTTCGTCGGTAAGCTCCCGCGTTTTCTTCGCGTTGCGGAGAGTGGAGTAGATCCAGGAGAGGGACGTCAAGGCAAAAACCATGGTGAATGGGTGTGCTAACTCTCTCGCCAAACCAACGGCCTCGAGCGCCAGCGGTTCAATGTGCTCAATTTCACCTAATATCCAGAATGTCCTGGCCAGGAAAATCCTCGCGGTAATTCCGGGATCTTGGCCATAAAAGAAGTCCTGTGAACGCTGTTGATTCGGATCATCAAGGGATTTTGCAGCGAACAGATGGGTTCTGGCTTCGTCAAACCGGCCAAGAAAGAAATTGGTCACACCCAAAGCATGGTGAGCTTCAATCAGTAGATCCGAGCTTTGCTCGCGGTGAGCCAGCGCGTGAAGATTTTCGGCTAGGCCGCGCGCATTGACGAGGTGCCCTCTGACCAGATGAAATGCCCATAATCCCCGAATGGCTAGAAACTGCTGCACGAAGCTGCTGTGCTCCTGTAACAAATCCTTCGCTCTTCGATAATTCTGTTCCATGTCGTCGGATGCATAGCCTTTGACGGACAGCAAGGGGGCTCCGCGTGCGAGAAGGAGCTCCAATTCCAAAGCATTTCGCTCCAAGCCTTCCGGCAATTCCTTTAGCAAATCCAGCGCCCTATTAAAATGATTGAGTGCTTCGATATTGGCTGATCGTTCTGCATCGCGACGAGCCGCACGATGGTAATACTCAACGGCCGGACCGGCCAATCCAGCCTGCTCATAGTGATACGCCAGGAGTTCCGGTTCCCTTGTGACCCGATCTGCGAACCGATGCTCTAGTGCTTTGGCAATGCGAGCATGGAGTAATCGCCGGGATTTCTTGGGAAGGGTGTTGTAGGCCGCGTCTTGGACCAGCGCATGCTTAAAATGATAGGTCGCAAGGGGTATCTCGCCCTCTTGGAAAATGAGCCCAGTCGCGACGATCAGGTCAAGTGCATTCTTCAGCTCGTTATCCGGCACTTCAACAATGCCCTGCAGCAGTTCGTAGGTGAATTCACGTCCAATTGCTGCACCTGTTTGTACAATTTTCTTGGCCGACCCCAACCTGTCCACCCGTTCCATGAGCAACGCTTGCAGACTGTCCGGAATGGGCAATCCCTTTAGGGGACACGTCAAAGTAAATGAATCGTTTTCCTCAGCCAGAAGCCCGGATCCCAGCACATTTTCCGTCAACGTTTCTATATAGAGAGGTATGCCATCGGCCTTCGCCAGAATCGCCTGCTGCACCTCGGGCGGAAGCACTTTTCCTCCCGTCATCGTCGCAACGAGTTCAGCGCTATGTCGACGTGGCAACCGACTGAGCGTCAGGGACGTTACGTGACTATATTCCGTCCACACCGGCTTGAAGTCGGGGCGAAATGTGATTAGCAACAACACGCGCATCTGCCGGATGCGGCCAATGATTCTCGTCATGAGTTCCAGCGTTGTTGGATCCAGCCAATGGGCATCTTCCATAATGAACAACACGGGGGCGTGATCGGCCAGTCCTTGTAGATATTGCACGAGTGCTTCCAGCGTCATGTCCTTACGTTTTTCGGATAACACATCGAGCAGTGGGTCCCAATGATCGCCTTGGATCGAGAGCAGATCCGCCAGCAATGACACCGTGTCCTGGTTCTCGATGCCGC encodes:
- the gshA gene encoding glutamate--cysteine ligase, with product MSKQLSCSERTTTIDESLRPLLIHGLKGIEKESLRINREGSISLSPHPVQLGAALTHQSITTDYSEALLELITPALSDETEMLDSLTDLHKYVCANIDDELLLAGSMPVGDLRDPAIPIAEYGSSNVGRMKHIYRQGLSYRYGRCMQAIAGIHFNYSLPEAFWLQYQHFMKSASDLQSFTTQAYMRMIRNLQRYGWLILYLFGSSPAVSKNFLDSRNSVYSRTLQEFDETSCYKPFATSLRMSEIGYLNPVQSMFHISFNSLEEYIRDLSKATMIPYLGYEKIGIKAGNEYRQLNTNFLQIENEYYTSVRPKQPTRSGERPLQALGSRGIQYVEIRSVDVDVFEPAGIALETTRFLEALSLFCLFQSNSWHDLKQHTEISNNALLVANRGRDPKLKLLDNRREVPLRQWALMLCEQMQEICEILDNGNADIPYTCALHLQIEKIRHPELTASARMLTVMRAQKMSITELVLQKSQDYTRYFRNAALDAAIKRNFDLQVKASLAQQKQLEATDEIPFDQYLSNYFSQNTSARLLDEFRKPMQTTQAPARNGHVEAHSQ
- a CDS encoding LysR family transcriptional regulator, whose product is MQDLNDLYYYVQAVDHGGFAPAGRALGMPKSKLSRRIAKLEERLGVRLIQRSTRHFAVTDAGEAYYMHCKAMLVEAERAQETIDTLTAEPRGVIRMTCPIPLVNAYVGAMLADFMVLYPHVTVQMEATNRRVDLVSESVDVALRVRPPPLQDSNLVMRVLADRGQCLVASPVLVHRFGLPAAPGTLSNWPSLGLGILQQIHAWALLGPDGANVTLHHTPRFVTTDMIALRDAAVAGVGVVQLPMVIARDQLAAGTLIRLVPDWAPCQEIIHAVFPSRRGLLPSVRALIDFLAQRFEMLHED
- a CDS encoding glutathione S-transferase family protein; amino-acid sequence: MSDQLNVERTLYGFWLSPYMCQVAHVLSETGLAYQYERVSPFQGSTLTPEHIERNPLGKIPTLREVNGIDISESHAICRYLARIYPEVRKFYPIDDPMLCAEVDAKNDFITFSIAGPFFNWFVVSGYFPKAWKLKIEKEAHIYNLFSVLLSKLWLSRLVNGSRMEPFLLGKEPFLPDFQLFYTLELSQMFSELFEIPEMHLFRDDPALQTFYDAMCERPSTQKILAAKELELDVTKKELYGGFGAAYLDKHIDRRTLGGLFGREV
- a CDS encoding ATP-binding protein — protein: MMNDRISAWLDNLGLSIYRESFQHNAITWDVLPELNEGDLEAMGVLLGHRKKLLRAIAQLPQSAEVMGPGSIPVGVIPEEQPFPPERDQAERRQLTVMFCDLVDSTVLSSRLDPEDLQDVIRRFLDACSQTIVRFNGYIAKYMGDGMLVYFGYPQAHEHDAERAVHAGLAILDTVRTLHQDNPHPQFSMAARIGIATGQVVVGELMGLDTAKERSVFGETPNLAARLQALAKPDQLIIDPATKRLVGNEFEFLDLGAFSLKGFDTPIQAWQVLSIRPSASRFESYRSSQLAKFVGREQEISLLLGRWREAVGGEGQVVLLCGEAGIGKSRIARSLCDRLANERYQSIQFQCSPYHTNTALYPATTFLRQAAGLASQDSAQAQREKLDAMARESGIENQDTVSLLADLLSIQGDHWDPLLDVLSEKRKDMTLEALVQYLQGLADHAPVLFIMEDAHWLDPTTLELMTRIIGRIRQMRVLLLITFRPDFKPVWTEYSHVTSLTLSRLPRRHSAELVATMTGGKVLPPEVQQAILAKADGIPLYIETLTENVLGSGLLAEENDSFTLTCPLKGLPIPDSLQALLMERVDRLGSAKKIVQTGAAIGREFTYELLQGIVEVPDNELKNALDLIVATGLIFQEGEIPLATYHFKHALVQDAAYNTLPKKSRRLLHARIAKALEHRFADRVTREPELLAYHYEQAGLAGPAVEYYHRAARRDAERSANIEALNHFNRALDLLKELPEGLERNALELELLLARGAPLLSVKGYASDDMEQNYRRAKDLLQEHSSFVQQFLAIRGLWAFHLVRGHLVNARGLAENLHALAHREQSSDLLIEAHHALGVTNFFLGRFDEARTHLFAAKSLDDPNQQRSQDFFYGQDPGITARIFLARTFWILGEIEHIEPLALEAVGLARELAHPFTMVFALTSLSWIYSTLRNAKKTRELTDEAIAISAQYSFELGLAWATSFQGWALAENGHEEGLGQLLNGLSATQVTGANTNNTFTLSLLADIYLREQRIDEGLATIEEALTLAVTGEELFWHAELLRLKGELLLRQSDESIQEAEECLCEALKIAQDQHATMLELRAATSLAKLWRKLNKLDDAKCVLHSIYSRFNERVDNLDLIAAKTVLEQLSDT